The genome window AACTAACCTTAGAGGAGTGGCAAACGGAACGCGAAGCCATTGCTAATCAGGTGGATGAAGACTACCGCGTGGCCGAATTGGCGGCCGATCCCTCCCCTTCAGAGGTCACTCACCATATATTCGGCCCGCCGCCCACTTCAGTCCTACCTCCTTTACCGATCAGCGGCACGACAACCATGGTGAGCGCCGTCAATCAAACGCTTCTGAAAGCTCTCGAGGAGAATCCAAAAGTCCTCCTCTTTGGGGAGGATATCGAGGATCCCAAAGGTGGTGTCTTTGGATTGACAAAGGGCCTCTCGCAGCGTTTTCCAGATCGCGTCTTCAACTCGCCCCTGGCAGAAGCCACCATTGTAGGAGCCGCGGTTGGGCTGGCCGCAGCTGGCTGGCGTCCGGTCTTCGAGCTGCAGTTCATAGACTTCATCTGCCCCGCCCTCAACCAGCTAATGACACAAGTCTCCTCCTTACGTTGGCGCACCTGTGGCGACTGGGCGTGCCCTCTCATCCTCATCGCTCCTTACGGCGCCTATCTTCCCGGCGGAGGGCTATGGCATAGCGAGAGCAACGAGGGCATGTGGGCGCATATTCACGGCATCCAAATCGCCATTCCAAGCACCCCCGAAGATGCCGCGGCGCTTCTATGGACGGCCATCCACGGCAACGACCCCACGCTCTTTCTGCTTCCGAAGCACATTTTTCGAAAACGTGTGCCGTTCACTCCGTCCCATGAGCCGCTGCCCTTTGGCCGCGCCGCTATTCGTCGCCCTGGAGAGGACGTTACGTTAGTGACCTGGGGCAACTGCCTTGAGCTTGCCGAGCAAGCGGCCGAACATCTTCAGGCAGAAAACAGATCGGTTGAGATCATTGACTTACGGACCATTGTGCCGTGTGACTACGCCACCATCGAAACCTCCCTCCGCAAAACCGGTCGTCTCGTGGTCGTGCATGAGGACTCGCGCACCACAGGCTTTGGACAGTGTATTATCACGGAGATGGTGTCGCGCCCCGAACGGTTCAATCTGCTGCTCTCACCACCGCAACTCGTAGCTCGTGAGGATGTTCCCGTTCCCTTCAACCCTCAGCTAGAATATGCGGTGCTCCCTGATGTCGAACGTATTCTAGAAGCGATACGGCTTACTTTGGAGTGATTGCGTAGCACGAGGGCAGTCCGAAGGCTGCCCTCGTAAAATTTTCAGCGAAACAGATAGTGTTGCTCTTATGTTACGCTCCGCTCGTCTGCTCTCTTCATTCAGCCCCGAAGCTTAGCAATTGACAAGGAGATTTGACTAGTTATTTAAATCTGAAATATCTTATATGACTATTCATACTGAGCATGAGTGAGCAATTATTCTGGAGTATCATTTGAATATCCACCTTCCTGCAGATATGTGATGCCTAATTAGTACTTTCCAAAGGCGGAAGTAACAAAACATGACCACGGAAAATGCTCAACCAGATATTATATATCAGTATCAACGTATCAAGAACGATATAAAAGAGGAAATAAAATGTATTTAAGACAGAGAATTTCTCCTATCCTCCCTTGGCGATAACGGTCGGGTGCAATTAAAGCTTTTAGACTATATTGACCGCGCTGGCACCAAAGCTCAAATTTTTACTCGACCAAGAACGTCCCAGCGCCCATGGCATCAAATCAAAATACAGAGCAATAACCATAGAGAGGTACAGTTTGAAATCACACCTGATCAAGAATATCTGATTACGTTTCATTAAAACGACATTAGGATGTACCTTTTTTGGTTATGTTATCTGCAAGAAGCCTACGCTGCATCCCCCTTTTTATTTCCGCCTCATAGCCTTGGTCCGTCGGTTCGTAAAAAGGTAGGCCCTCTACACCCTCCGGTAGATAGCTCTGGGCAACGTAATGGCCTGGGTAGTTGTGCGGATAGAGATAGGGTTGTTCGGTTAGATGCCCCTCCACCGAATGGGCATCCAGCAGGTGCGCTGGAACCGGTTTCGCACCGTGGGCACGTATTTCGGCAAGGGCACGCTCTATGCCCAAATAGGCCGCGTTGCTCTTGGGCGCCGCCGCTAAATAGGCGGTCGCCTGAGCCAATAAAATGCGCGCTTCCGGCAACCCTACCCGCTCTACCGCCTCCGCCATGGCCGATGCAACCACCAACCCCATCGGGTCGGCGTTGCCGACATCCTCCGCAGCCAGAATAAGCAGGCGCCTCGCGATAAAACCGATGTCCTCGCCACCTTCGAGCATCTTGGCAAGCCAGTAGAGGGCAGCATTCGGGTCGGACCCACGTACCGACTTGATGAACGCCGAGATCGTGTTGTAGTGTTCATCACCCCTCCGATCGTAGCCGAAAACCTCCAAATGCTGCTGCACTAGCTGCATCGTAAGATGGCGTCGTCCCTCTCCATCGGGCGAGAGCAGACTGGCAACGGCCTCTAAAGCGTTCAGCGCACGGCGCGCATCCCCATGGGCATTGATGGCCAACAGCTCTAAAGCCTCAGGTTCCGCCACAATAGCCAGAGAACCGAGACCTCTTTCTTCATCCTGCAGGGCGCGTTCGAGAAGTTTGTAGAGCGTTTGAGGCTCTAAAGGCTCAAAATGAAAGAGCTGCATTCGGGAAAGCAAGGGGCCTGCAATCGTGAAGTAGGGGTTTTCGGTCGTAGCGCCGATCAGCACCAAAGTGCCGTTTTCTACAGGCTCTAAAAGCGCGTCCTGCTGCGCTCGATTCCAGCGATGGATCTCATCGAGGAATAGAATCGTCCGCCTACCGCTTTGCTTCAAACGACGCGCCGTCTCAACGATCTTGCGCGCCTCAGCCACCCCCAATGTCAGGGCGCTATAGCTCTCAAAATGAGACTTCGTTGTTCGTGCAACGATCTGCGCCAATGTGGATTTTCCGCAGCCGGGCGGCCCCCAAAACAGCGCTGAAGGGATGTGATCCGCCAAAATGGCTCGGCGCAGCGGCCCCTGCGCTCCCACGATCTTATGTTGGCCTAAAAACTCTTCTAGAGAGCGCGGGCGCATGCGAGCTGCAAGCGGCATGTGGCCCTCTATCTCCTGCGCCCCCATGCTGGGATGCGATTCCAGCTCCTCCTCTTGAAAAAGGTGAGGCCCCTGCGATCCGCCTGTCGAAAACCCCATCTCTCTTCCCTCCCCTCATAGCCTATTCTACCTCCTTCATCGCTTTCAGCAACAGAGCCCAAAAGCGCTTCATGGTGGCAGAGGAGTTGCTTAGCAAAGGCTCGGGTGGTTGAGGAGATGGCCGAAACAAAATTCCAAGCCCTATTTTACCGGCCAAGGGGAAGGTAGAGATAGCGTCCAAT of Chthonomonas calidirosea T49 contains these proteins:
- a CDS encoding alpha-ketoacid dehydrogenase subunit alpha/beta, which translates into the protein MELTLTPQETVLPARALLHLMALAREGDRREGILLRQGKGWFQVSGSGHEALAALVLALRPDDYLFPYYRDRAMALARGVTNYELALGYFAKRDSSSGGRQMPSHYSDRKRHIFSVATPTASQCLPACGMAWALRLEKSDRIVLVSLGDAATRQGEFYEALAFAIQEHLPIAFVIEDNRYGISTPTEKFFPYRLGVLGDKHLVKLNARDPYQLFTTGKQVFERLRRGEGPAVLWCELDRLCSHTSSDDQRIYRPAKELEEEAQRDPIELLAQRLIQEGQLTLEEWQTEREAIANQVDEDYRVAELAADPSPSEVTHHIFGPPPTSVLPPLPISGTTTMVSAVNQTLLKALEENPKVLLFGEDIEDPKGGVFGLTKGLSQRFPDRVFNSPLAEATIVGAAVGLAAAGWRPVFELQFIDFICPALNQLMTQVSSLRWRTCGDWACPLILIAPYGAYLPGGGLWHSESNEGMWAHIHGIQIAIPSTPEDAAALLWTAIHGNDPTLFLLPKHIFRKRVPFTPSHEPLPFGRAAIRRPGEDVTLVTWGNCLELAEQAAEHLQAENRSVEIIDLRTIVPCDYATIETSLRKTGRLVVVHEDSRTTGFGQCIITEMVSRPERFNLLLSPPQLVAREDVPVPFNPQLEYAVLPDVERILEAIRLTLE
- a CDS encoding replication-associated recombination protein A, coding for MGFSTGGSQGPHLFQEEELESHPSMGAQEIEGHMPLAARMRPRSLEEFLGQHKIVGAQGPLRRAILADHIPSALFWGPPGCGKSTLAQIVARTTKSHFESYSALTLGVAEARKIVETARRLKQSGRRTILFLDEIHRWNRAQQDALLEPVENGTLVLIGATTENPYFTIAGPLLSRMQLFHFEPLEPQTLYKLLERALQDEERGLGSLAIVAEPEALELLAINAHGDARRALNALEAVASLLSPDGEGRRHLTMQLVQQHLEVFGYDRRGDEHYNTISAFIKSVRGSDPNAALYWLAKMLEGGEDIGFIARRLLILAAEDVGNADPMGLVVASAMAEAVERVGLPEARILLAQATAYLAAAPKSNAAYLGIERALAEIRAHGAKPVPAHLLDAHSVEGHLTEQPYLYPHNYPGHYVAQSYLPEGVEGLPFYEPTDQGYEAEIKRGMQRRLLADNITKKGTS